CTTTTAAATATTGCGACTTATCTCAATTTTGGAAAATCGGTAGGATTTGATTCATGCATGACGTTGTAAACCGCTTCAAAAACATCTTCAACAGACGGTTTAGAGAAGTAATCACCATCCGTTCCATAAGCTGGTCTGTGTGCTTTGGCAGTTAATGTTTCTGGCTTACTATCTAAATGTTTATAGGCGTTCTGTGTATTTAAAACTTCATTTAATATATATGCAGAGGCACCTCCAGGAACATCTTCATCAATAACCATTAAACGATTTGTTTTTGCCACACTCTTAACAATATCATGATTTAAATCGAAAGGCAATAGAGATTGTACATCAATAATTTCGGCATTAATACCTACTTCTTGCAATTCTTTAGCAGCTTGCTCAATCACCCGAAGTGTTGAACCATAAGACACTAACGTAATATCATTACCTTCCCGAATGGTTTCTACAACACCTAATGGTGTTTTAAATTCACCAATATTGGTTGGCATTTTTTCTTTTAAACGGTATCCATTTAAGCATTCTACAATTAAAGCAGGTTCATCACCTTCTAATAATGTATTATAAAAACCAGCAGCTTTGGTCATGTTTCTTGGAACGAGTACATGAATCCCACGAATTAAATGAATAACACCACCCATTTGTGAACCTGAATGCCAAATACCTTCCAGTCTGTGACCACGTGTTCTAATAATTACAGGCGCTTTTTGACGACCTTTAGTTCGGTAATGTAAACTTGCTAAATCATCACTCATAATTTGCAAGGCGTACAGAATATAATCCAAATATTGAATTTCAGCAATGGGACGTAAACCACGCATGGCCATACCAATTCCTTGCCCCAAAATAGTGGCTTCGCGAATCCCAACATCGGAAACCCGTAATTCACCATATTTTTCTTGCATACCCTCCAAACCTTGGTTAACATCGCCAATATGTCCAGCGTCTTCACCAAAAATAAGCGCTTCAGGGTATTTGCTAAAAATGGCATCAAAGTTATCACGAATTACTAAACGTGCATCTACTTCTTCACTAGAATCGTCATAAGTGGGTTTCACTTCCTGAACTATCAATGCCGATTTATCAGAATGTGAATATAAATGTGAACTGTATTTTGGTTGAACCTCCGCTATATAGCTATTAATCCACGCGGCTAATTCATTTTTAGTTTCTGATGTTTCATTTACAACATAACGCAATGCTTTGCGTGCTGTAGATAAAACATCTTTACGAATGGGCTCTGAATTATCAGCTAAATCATTTTTAAGCTTTTCAATAAACACTTTATTAGAACTAGCTGCAGCAACTTTTTCTAGTAAAGCAACGAGTTCAATCTTCTCATTTTTTAAAGGTTGTGTAAAAGCGGTCCAAGCGGCTTTTTTACCGTCGCGAACTTGCTTTTTAATGGTTTTTTCAACAGCGGATAAATCCTCATCCGTGGCAATACCATTGGCAATAATCCATTCGCGAAGCTTGGAATTACAATCGCGTTCTACTTCCCAAGCCAAACGCTCTTCATTTTTATAGCGCTCATGCGAACCAGACGTTGAATGCCCTTGAGGTTGTGTTAATTCCTGAACGTGTATTAAAACAGGCACATGTTCTTCACGTGCAATTTTAGACGCTTTTTGGTAGGTTTCAATTAAGGCTGGATAATCCCAACCAATAACACGCAAAATTTCATATCCCTTTTGGTCATTTTCACGTTGGAAACCTTTTAAGATTTCTGATATATTT
Above is a window of Bizionia sp. M204 DNA encoding:
- a CDS encoding thiamine pyrophosphate-dependent enzyme — protein: MKANPEVNKDLSFEDFKAEVLNDYHLAVTSRECSLLGRREVLSGKAKFGIFGDGKEVPQLAMAKAFKNGDFRSGYYRDQTFMMAIGKLNIEQFFAGLYANTDLKEEPMSAGRQMGGHFSTQSLDEHGNWKNLLEQKNSSSDISPTAGQMPRLLGLAQASKIYRHVKGIDTTNFSNEGNEVAWGTIGNASTSEGLFFETINAAGVLQVPMVMSVWDDEYGISVHAKHQTTKENISEILKGFQRENDQKGYEILRVIGWDYPALIETYQKASKIAREEHVPVLIHVQELTQPQGHSTSGSHERYKNEERLAWEVERDCNSKLREWIIANGIATDEDLSAVEKTIKKQVRDGKKAAWTAFTQPLKNEKIELVALLEKVAAASSNKVFIEKLKNDLADNSEPIRKDVLSTARKALRYVVNETSETKNELAAWINSYIAEVQPKYSSHLYSHSDKSALIVQEVKPTYDDSSEEVDARLVIRDNFDAIFSKYPEALIFGEDAGHIGDVNQGLEGMQEKYGELRVSDVGIREATILGQGIGMAMRGLRPIAEIQYLDYILYALQIMSDDLASLHYRTKGRQKAPVIIRTRGHRLEGIWHSGSQMGGVIHLIRGIHVLVPRNMTKAAGFYNTLLEGDEPALIVECLNGYRLKEKMPTNIGEFKTPLGVVETIREGNDITLVSYGSTLRVIEQAAKELQEVGINAEIIDVQSLLPFDLNHDIVKSVAKTNRLMVIDEDVPGGASAYILNEVLNTQNAYKHLDSKPETLTAKAHRPAYGTDGDYFSKPSVEDVFEAVYNVMHESNPTDFPKLR